The DNA sequence TCGGGAACGTGGAAGTTTTCAGGTAAAATATCGACATGGTCAAACAGTAATTCTTTCATAAAACGAACATAACTGTTGATCGAATTAGGTTCCATTGGATAATATTCATCCAAATTAAAACTAATTACGTTTTTAAAACTCAAACCTTCCTCTTTATGAAGACGTACTAACTCTGCATACAATCCTTTTGGTGAAGAACCGGTTGCCAGACCTAAAATACAAGGTTTATTTTCTTTTTGTTTGGATTGAATTAAAGCTGCAATTTCCTGAGCAACCGCTTTAGAAGCCTCATTAGAATTTTCAAAAACTACTGTATTGATGTTTTCAAATCGTTTTTCGAAGCCTGTTGCTTTGTCTACTATACTTTTTATCATTTTATATTTTTTTGATCAAGGAATAATAAATTAGTTTTCATTAGATGGTTTTCCTATAGTAGCCAGAATTCCTCCATCAACATAAACAATATGACCATTAACAAAATCACTTGCTTTTGAACTTAAAAATATGGCAGCACCTTGCAGATCATCGGGATTTCCCCAGCGTCCTGCAGGCGTTCGCTGCATGATAAATTCATTAAATGGATGTCCATTTACTCTAATCGGAGCCGTTTGACTGGTGGCAAAATAGCCGGGACCAATTCCGTTGATTTGAATATTGTGTTTGGCCCATTCTGTAGCCATATTTTTGGTCAGCATTTTTAAGCCTCCTTTAGCAGCTGCATATGCGCTAACGGAATCTCTCCCAAGTTCGCTCATCATAGAGCACATGTTTATAATTTTGCCTCCTCCTCGGGTTATCATTCCTTTAGCAATATTTTTAGAAACTATAAACGGTCCGGTTAAGTCTACTTTAATTACAGCTTCAAAATCGGAAACTTCCATATCAATTATTGGAGTTCTTTTGATAATTCCGGCATTGTTTATTAAGATATCGATTGGACCAACTTCCGTTTCGATTTTATTAATAGCGTCGATAACCGCCTTTTCATCGGTTACATCAAATAGATACCCATAGGCTTCAATACCTTCTGCTTTATATTCGGCAATTGCATGATCAACCGCTACTTGCGAAGAATGATTGTTTACAACAATTTTTGCACCGGCCTGTCCAAGACCTTTGGCCATTGCCATTCCCAAGCCATGAACTCCTCCCGTAATGAGAGCTGTCTTTCCCGTTAAATCAAATAAATTAAATGACATTTTTTATATTTTATAGTTAGTAATTATTGTTTGTTTTGGCGAATAGTAATGGTCAACGGATTTTTTAATTGTTCTTGAAAATTATTTAAGTAGTCAAACCATTGCTTCGAATTAGTGATTTCTTGCGCCTTATCCCAACAGGCACCTGTATAATAGACAATTGGACTGTTATTTGTAACGGTAGTTTTGGCTAATATTTGAGTTTTATCAATCCACATGGTGGCGGTTGGATTGCTAAATATGGAACCTACCCCTGTAGTACCATCCTGAGCAAAAGTAGGTTCCCAATAGGCAAGAATACCTTGTTGTTCGTTTAAAGAAATTACACCTGCCTCAGCTCTTTTTATGATTCCTATTACAACAGGAATTGGTTTATTATCGTCAAAAGTGTAGACGTTTTCTATTCGGTTAAGCTGTGATCCGGCATCTATAGAAATGGTTTTTGTAACTTTAATTTTAATTTTGCCCGCATCCCAAGTATCGTAAATAAGTTGAAATGTGGAGCGTAAAGGACCATTGTCTAAAACTTTGTATTGATGATAATTTGCCGAATAACGAATCGTATCGTTTATATAGGGGGCCATATTGCCTGCACCTAAGGAATAACCGACATGATAATAATCCATTCCGTTGCCGCTGTCTACATGATAATTTCCTGTTTTATAGCGTTCATTAAGAATCATTTTTTTGGTTCGTTTTACCCAAACATCAAATCCATAGGCATCTTCATTTGATTTTTCTATTGCTTTTCCATAAGCGCGAAAAGCAATTTTATCGTTCTCCCATGCAAAGTCGTCTTTACGTTCCGGCACATAACGGGCATAGGTTTTGGTTTCAAATAAATTGGGTTTGCCTTTTTGGAGCATAAGATTTAGAGATGATTTTGGCTTCACATCGATTTGAATCAATACATTTTGAATTGAAGATTTACCAAGATGTTCCAACTGGTACGGAACCTGTTTTTTTGTGTTTGGATTAATAATCACAAAATTTGCGGTGTCTATTTCGGGAAATGCAGTTGTAATGTTTTCCCATTTAATGGCGGTCACAGCTTCTTGTCTTGCTATAGCCGAATTGTTTTGAATCGTAATAATTGCCTTTGTTTGCCCAAAAAAGAGCGTAGGAAAAAGGAAGATCAGGCCTATCAATTGAATGGATTTCATATGGTTTGTTTTTATTTATTTTTAAGTTTTTTAAATGAAAATCACTTCTTTAGTAGTTCAAATACAGCACGAGAGAGGGTACTCGTTTCCAAATGATTTGCCATTTGGACGAGATTAAACTTCGATAAATTTGAATTTATAATTAAACGCTTCGTTGCCGGAAAGTGTTTAATGACGAAGGGAATAGTATATTATTTTTTTATGTTTTTAGTCACTTTCATTTATGTCATCTGTTTTTGCTAAATATTCGCTTGGCATACAGCCATAGTGCTGTTTAAAGGCTGTCGAAAAGTAAGAAGGAGAATTAAAACCACACATATAGGTAACCTGAGCAATGGTATAACGCCTGCTTTCCATTAATTCTACCGCTTTTTTGAAACGGATTCTTTTTATAAAATCGATTGCTGACTCTCCAGTAATAGCTTTGAATTTAAGGTACAGATTGGAACGGCTCATCCCTATTTCTCTACTGAACTGATCTACTGAAAATTCTGAATTGGCCAGATGTTCTTCGACGATGTTGATCGCTTGTTTTAGAAATTCTTCATCAAGAGGGTTAAAGGCAATGTTTTCCGGAATCATTTCTTTACCAATTGAATAATGTTCTTTCAACCTTTTACGGGAACGAAGCAGGTTTGTTATTTTTGCGGCTAATAAAGGAGTTGAAAAAGGTTTTGTTACATAATCATCTGCGCCCATTTCTAATCCTTTGATTTGTTGGCTGGTTTCGGTACGTGCTGTTAATAAAATCAATGGAATATGAGAGGTATTGATGTTCTGTTTTACTCTCTTGCAAAAATGCAGACCATCGAGTTCATGCATCATAATATCACTTATAATCAAATCAAAAGGATGTATTTCCAGTAATTCTAAGGCGGCTTGACCATTTGAGGCTGTACTTACTTCATAGATTGTACTAAAATAGTCCCGCAGATAATCTAAGATTTCGTCGTTATCATCAACAATCAATAATTTTATAAGCTGTCCGCTTTCCTTGATTTCATTTTCCTCCGGAAAAGTATCATCTTCACCATCAACTTCACTATCATTGGTTATTGATAATTGATATAAGGAATCCTCTGCCTGCGAGTCGTTTTTATAGATGAAATCTGCTGTAGGTATAGAAACTGTAAAAGTACTGCCTTTATCTTCTGCACTTTCGACCGTAATTTTACCGTGATGCAGTTCTACCAAACGTTTGGTAAAAGCCAAGCCAACACCGGAACCCAGATTCATTTCGCGATTGTTTACCTGATAAAAGCGATCAAAGACTTTAGATAAATCCTGTTCACTTATACCAACACCGGTATCGGTAACTTTTATGGCTATACTATCAGTAACTTTTAAAAGTTCTATCTGTATGGTTTGGTTGCTTTTGGTGTATTTGAAGGCATTAGACAAGAGGTTAAATAAAATTTTCTCCATTGCATCCTTATCAAAGAAAAAGGTAAGGTTGGTTTCGTTGGTATGAAAAGTATAATGAATGTGGTTTTTTTCTGAAAGTGGTTTGAAGGACTGATAGATTTCATGAGTAAAACTTACAATATCACTTTTGCTTACTTTAAGTTGTTTTGTCCCCATTTCGGTTTTTCTAAACTCAAAAAGTTGATCTACTAAATTGTATAATCGTTTTGCATTGATAAACATCAATTCGTGTTTCTTTTTTGTGATTTTATCGGTAAAAGGCATTTTTAATAATTCTTCTAAAGGAGCCAAAATCAAGGTTAAGGGGGTTCTAAGTTCGTGTGATACATTGGTAAAAAAATCCATTTTAACCTGATTAATGTAATTGGCTTTTTCCTTATCAATGCGCTCTAATTTTAACTGCTGTAAGGCTTTTATCCTTTCTTTTAGTATTCGAAAAGCGATATAAGCAGCTGTAGATACTACTAGTAACAGCAATAAAGAAAACCAGAATGTTTTATACCAAGGTGGTAATATTTTAATTTTTAAAGTTCTAATCGAACTCATCTCTCCATTTGGACCAACGGCTTTAATTTGTAATTTATAATCGCCGGCAGGTAAGTTGCTGTAGCTGATTTTTAATTCTTCCGTTCGTTGCCAATCTTTATCCTGACCTTCTAACTTGTAATAATAATAAGTACGATTAGAAGAGATATAATTAAAAGTGTTGAAAAAGATGCTGAATTGCTTGTATTCAGGGCCAATTTCCAACACATTTACCTGATCGATATGCTTTTCCAGAATGTCAGTTTCATCTGCTACCGCAACAACTTTATTTAAAACTTCCAGGGCGGTAAAACTAAGTTTAAGAGGAAGCGGACGTTGTTTGATCTTTTTAGGATAGAAGTAGGAAATTCCCTTTATACCTCCAAAGAGCATCATTCCATCTTTGGCTTTGCAAAACGAATATTCATTAAATTGTTTGTTTTGCAGTCCATCACTTTCGTCAAAATTTTGAACAGTGCCCTTATCCGGATTGAATTTTACCAGTCCGCGGTTGGTAGAAATCCAAAGATTTCCATCATCATCTGAAAGTATTCCGTAGATTGTTTCTTCGGTAAAATCTTTTCTTGTTTTAAAACTGGTGAAGGTTTCTTGTGCTTCATTGTATAATAAAAGTCCTTCCCGGGTTCCAATCCAGATTCGGTGTTTTTGATCTTCAGTGATACAATTTATAATATCATCACTGGGTTTGCCGTGTCCTACAACTCCAAACAAAAAATTATCGGGATAAAATAGTGTCACTCCATTTGTGGTTCCAATCCAGATGCGATGTTTGCTGTCTTCAAAAAGGAAATTAATATTGTCTGAAACAAGTCGTTTTCCTGCTTTATCAAGAAGGATATGTGTAAATGATTTCTTTTCTATATGAAATTGATCCAGTCCGGATTTTGTACCTACCCAAATACGATTTTTAGAGTCTTTAAGAATGCTGTACACCAAATCTCCTGCAATAGAATTTGGATTGTTCTCATCATGACGAAAACGCTCTACCATCCCGCTGTTGGGATTAAGTAAATTTAAACCTCCATTATGCGTACCGGCTAATACATTTCCGTTATCATCAAATGCAATTGCCTTAATATTATTAGAACTTAAACTTTTTGGATTGTTTTCACTGTTAGAAAAATAGGTAATGGTATTGGTCGTTTTATTCCAATAATTTATTCCTTTATCATTGGTTCCAATCCAAAAGTTGCCTTTTGGATCTTGTTTAATGACACCTATAACTTCATCATTTAAAGAAGGTTTACCTGAGTTTTGACTTAAAAGATTAAAATTAATATCATTTTTATGGTAGTAGTTTAATCCCGCATAATACGTTCCGAGCCAGATACCGTTTTGTTTGTCTTTGAAAAAACAGCGCACAGAATTCTGACTAATCGTAAAAGGCTGTGCTATTTGATGGTAATAATTTTTAAAAGTGGAATTGTTGGGATTAAAAATAGTAAGACCCTTAAAAGTGCCCAGCCAAATATTTCCTTCTGTATCTTTGCCAACACATCTAATATTGTTATCTGCGGCACTGTTTGGGTTGGTCGTATGCAGTAACGAAGTAATCTGTTTGGTTTGCGTGTTGTACGTTAGTACTCCGTCACCTTCCGTTGCAATCCAGAGTTTATTTTTATCAATGTATACATCATTTATATATGGCTTTTTTTTACCTAAATCAATTTTTACCAATTGATGTACTGCAGGTTTCAGTTTAAACAGACCAACATCTGTACCTAAAATAATTTGCTGCTGCCAAATCCCGACATAATTGATTTTTTTTATCTCATGAGAAGAAGCATTGAATTTTACGGGTGTGAAATTTTTGCTTTGTGGACTTAATAAAAAAACATCTCCGGCATTAGAAACTGCCCATATTTGATGTAAATGATCTTCTGCTATAGAAGAAATAAACCATTCTCCTAAGCTGCCGGGAAGTTTGTGATTTACAAAGCTGTCTGTGTTATAGTTGTAGATGCTGACTCCTTTGTTTCCTCCAATCCATAATTGCCCTTTGTGATCTAAGAATAAACTGCGGATATAATAGGACTGCAGACTGTTCTTTTGGCTTTTTAAAGGGCGATATACTTTAAATCGTTTACTATCGTAGCGATTTAACCCATCTTGAGTTCCAACCCAAATAAATCCCAGTTTATCCTGCTGTATGGCAAATACAGAGCTTTGTGACAAACCTTTGTCTACGGAGATATTACGGAAATTACGATCCGGTAATTGTGCATAATTCTTAGATGTAAAAAGAACAATGCACAGTATAGCGAGGATGGTAAGTTTTTTTCTCATAAGGGGTATTTGTCGGTTCCGTTTTTTTAAAATAGCGTTCTATTGCGAGTTTGTCTAAAAATCAATTTGGAAAACTAATTTACAGAAAAATAAGAGTGGTTTCTAATCTAATTTTTTATCGTATTTGACCACATCCGGCAGTTCATCAACGGCTTCTGTGATATCCCATTTTTTGCTGTCCATTTCTAATAATACAGAGCTGCCGGCAATTTTTGGGATATAGTTTTTGCCTTCAAAATTAATCGGAACATTGCCATAGCTGAATAGGGATTGTATCGTTTTATTGGAAACTTGAAAGGCACTGGCTTGATCTCCGTCTAATTGCGCTTGTATTTCCCAGTTTCCTACTTGAAAATGTGCTAATCCATCATTACTATTGAGCCTTTTTATAATTTCCGTTTTTCCGTCTTTAATTTGAATGATCGTTAGAAATCTAAATTTTTGTTTTGCTTCTGAGGTGATTCCGGCGTGCCATTGTTCTTTAAAATCTTTTATCTGGCCTTCATCATTCGTGACCTTATTCCAATTGACAGCCGGCTCAAAAAATTTGTTGTGCACTTGCATCTTCAAAGGACTGCTTGCGATTACTTTTGCGCTTACATTTCCTAAGTCACTATTGACAATAAAATTTTGTTCTGACGCATTTTCAGTATTTTGTGCTTCGATTGTATAATAAGGACACTGAAACTGTGTGGTCCATTTGACAGGAGTTTTAGCTTCTAATTCATCATACAAAACAATATAACCTCCTTCTAACTGTAGCATATGTCGACGGTATACGGTAACTCCGGATTCGCCATAACCATTTGTTTTATTAGGGACTACATTAATTTGCTTAAAACGATTTAACCAAAAATCACTTTTAATTTCTCCATAAGCATTACTAGCATCTCCCAGTGCATATTGGATATGTTTTCCGGAAATTGCCCTTGGAATCCAACCGTAACCTTCTTCTCCGATTTTTTGATTTAAACTGTCGGCCAATACAGTATTATAAGCCTTAGAAGTACGATAGTCCAGAAGATTGTGCTTATCACTAAAGTTACTGTAATACCCGGTGCCTCCAAAAATTACTTTTCCTTTAAAATTAATGGTAAAAGCATTTTGAGAAGCATGTCCGTGTCCCGAAGAACCAAACGGACTGCTAATAAGATAACTGCTCAGTGTTTTATTAGCATCCTTTAGATTTTCATGCATTGCAACCACCCCGATATCGGCAAACTTCCGCGTTTTAGGCAAGTCAGCAGGTGAGGAAACGGCTAAGGTTTTGTTTGGTTTATAATTCAATAAACGGAAAAGCAAATAATCATCGGATCCTTTAAAATAATCGGGATGTTCTTTTTTTATTTGTTCAACATACCAATTTAAATAAGGATTATCCATTTTATAAGTAAGTGCTTCAGCAAACCAGGCTTCTCCTTTTACGATATAAGGAATGTTTTCCCACATATCTCCCGTTGCTGTGCTAGCAGCGTCGACGGGATGTGTGTATAACATATAATACGGCAGGTTTTCCATCCATGGTAATTTAAAATAATCAACACCACTAAAATCACCAAACATCTGTGATAAGTAAATTATGGATTTAAAATTCACTCTAAAATACCCGTTTCCTTCGTGCCAGCCGCCATCTGTGGTGCCTAATACAGGAAAACGTGCCGACCAGACTTCGTACATATAGGTGAGCCATTCTTTGGCTTCCGGAACGTCATTAATTACTGCAACGGTGGCTATCGCTAAGTTGCGAAGCGTAATCTGCCAAACATGATTGTCGCTGACATGTAGCTCAAAACGATTTGGTAAATGGCTGTAAACCCGTTTAGCTCTAATGGTAATTATATTTTTAAAAATTTCTTTTTCCTGCGCATTCAGAAAGTCATAACCTGCATCATAAAACCATCCTAAGGCCTCGAGCACGGCACCGCTGGTAAAATCATCACCTGTCGCCAATCCATTTGGGTTCATATTGGCAATATTCAGGGCTCTGCGTTTGGCATCAAGAATAAACCGTTTGTCTTTAGTCAATTGATAAGCAATACATAAGTTTCTAACGGGAGTACCCACCGCATCACCAAAACCATGATACATTCGCTCGACAATAATCTTCTTTTCTAATTTATTTTTACCGGTGGTATCAATGACACGTTGGGGTTTTTCGGTAGGAAGAGGAGCCAGCATTAGTTTTTCTGCGAAAGCAATAAATTTCTTAGCCTCCGGATTTTCTAAATTATTCTTATAAAAATCCGCTCCGATGCGATTCATATCCCATAAAAGGGGATGTGCTCCTTGGTTTCTTTTTAAAACGACGCTTATTGGAGGTGATACTTTTTCGTTAGCATATTTAGGATCAATTACAAAATCATAAACCGGTGACCAGGTCCATTGGTTGCTTCCTTTTAATGCATAAGCGTATTTCCAGTACCATTTTCCCGGTTTTAAAGACTGATGTAAAGGATAAACCGCCCAGGCTTGTTCTGAACCGGTAAGCAAATCTTTGGTAAAGTTTTTATCACTGGCCAGCATTACTTTGTAACGGACTTTACCAATATTTGGGTCTTCCGGTACTTCGCTTCCGCTTTCCATTGGTTTAACCATTGTTTGGCCATTAGTAGCAGGCCAAAGTAAAGCCGGAGCATTGGTTGGCACCGTTATTCCATTTACGGGATAAGGCCATTCTCTGACTCTGGAATGCAATTTTTCAGCATTCAATTTGATTATAGCCGGTTGCTGTTGACCGAAAGTATGTAAGGTAAGAAGTAAAAGCGATACTATAATTATTCCTTTTTTTATCATTTTTTCTACTAGTTTATTTTCTAAATCTTTTTATAATCCGGAAACGAATTGGTCTCCATTGTTTTTACACCATTGTCTCAAATAGCGGCGCATTGCGATAAGTTCTTTTTTGTAGACTTTATCTACTGCCAGATTTGTTATTTCTCCCTGGTCTTTGGTTAAATCAAAAAGTTGTTCTTTGATAGCTCCTTTATTATAAACAATATATTTGAAATTTTTAGTAATTACGGCACGGCCACTAATCCCCAAAAGTTCTTCATTATCGGCAAAATCAGTTTCTATTACCAAAGTATCACGAAGATTTAGGGTAGGATTTGCTATTTTTTTACTCAGGTCAACACCTTTCAAATAGGCAGGTTTTTTAACGCCTGTAAAACCGCAAATTGTTGGAATAATATCGGTGCCATTACAAACTAACATTTCATCGGTGCGTGGTTTCCATTCGCCAATTTTTGAAATAATAAAAGGTATTTTGGCCGCTTCTTCGTATAAAATTTGTTTTTGATTCCAGCTGTGGCCTGCGTAACCATCACCATGATCGGCTGTAAAAACGATAATGGTATTTTTTTCAATATTATATTTTTTCAAGGAAGCCAGCACCATTTCAATATAAACATCAACTTTTTCAACCAAGTGGTTGTATGCCCAGCGATATTGACGCCATTGATCGCCATTCCAATTAACGGTAGGGTAGGTGCGAAAACTTACTTTTTGCTGTTCGCGTACAATTTTAGGTTCAAAGTCCGGAATTTTCCAGTTTTCCGGAAGTGCAGGACATAGATCTGGCGGTGGTGCTTTTTCTAGCAGATCCATTTTTAAATCCTCGTCTCGTGCCCATTCACAAATATCATGTGGATTTAAAAAAGATGCGACTAATAGAAAAGGAGTGTTTTTATTTTCTTTTATAAAACGAGCACAGAAAGAAGGCGTTGCGGCGTCATTGTAATCTTGAAAATCGGTATTCTCGATATATTCAAATCCATGTTGGCTTTTTTTGGCAGTTGGAACTGGTAAATGCCATTTGCCTACATAACCCGTTTTGTAACCTCCATTTTGAAAAATCTTGCCCATCATTAACAAATCCTCAGGCCATTGTCCGTCTTTTTCAAGGGCATTACCTATAAAACCGGTTTCATGGGGCATTTTACCACTCATAATTGCACTCCGTGAGGGAGAACATAAGGGCTGCGCGCAATAAGCCTTGGTAAAGCGAACTCCATTTTGCGCTAGTTTATCCATAGCAGGCGTATGCAAATCTTTGTTTCCGGCAATGCTCATTGCATCAGCGGTTTGCTGATCGGTCATTATAATTAGAATATTCGGACGCTCTGTTGTTTGCCCATTAGTGATTAATGGAATGCTTAAAAATAACAATAGACATACAACCAGACTGTTTTTTTGAAATAACATAATATCTCTTTATAAGATTATTTATTTGATTTGAGAGCACTCAAACACAAAACGAATTTAGGTAGCAATAGGTTAATAACGTTTTGAATTTGTACAAAATGATATTAAATTTAACTAAAATCTTTTATGAATAGTAGCTATGGTTTTGAATTGATTTTATAGTTCTTTGGAATATTAATGCAGCACATTAAGCACTGCATTAACGTCCAAAAAAAGAACAATTCTAAAAACGATTGCTCTATTTCTGTTTTATCGTATTGAAAATGCAAGTGCCGGAATAT is a window from the Flavobacterium cupriresistens genome containing:
- a CDS encoding gluconate 5-dehydrogenase, which translates into the protein MSFNLFDLTGKTALITGGVHGLGMAMAKGLGQAGAKIVVNNHSSQVAVDHAIAEYKAEGIEAYGYLFDVTDEKAVIDAINKIETEVGPIDILINNAGIIKRTPIIDMEVSDFEAVIKVDLTGPFIVSKNIAKGMITRGGGKIINMCSMMSELGRDSVSAYAAAKGGLKMLTKNMATEWAKHNIQINGIGPGYFATSQTAPIRVNGHPFNEFIMQRTPAGRWGNPDDLQGAAIFLSSKASDFVNGHIVYVDGGILATIGKPSNEN
- a CDS encoding hybrid sensor histidine kinase/response regulator transcription factor — encoded protein: MRKKLTILAILCIVLFTSKNYAQLPDRNFRNISVDKGLSQSSVFAIQQDKLGFIWVGTQDGLNRYDSKRFKVYRPLKSQKNSLQSYYIRSLFLDHKGQLWIGGNKGVSIYNYNTDSFVNHKLPGSLGEWFISSIAEDHLHQIWAVSNAGDVFLLSPQSKNFTPVKFNASSHEIKKINYVGIWQQQIILGTDVGLFKLKPAVHQLVKIDLGKKKPYINDVYIDKNKLWIATEGDGVLTYNTQTKQITSLLHTTNPNSAADNNIRCVGKDTEGNIWLGTFKGLTIFNPNNSTFKNYYHQIAQPFTISQNSVRCFFKDKQNGIWLGTYYAGLNYYHKNDINFNLLSQNSGKPSLNDEVIGVIKQDPKGNFWIGTNDKGINYWNKTTNTITYFSNSENNPKSLSSNNIKAIAFDDNGNVLAGTHNGGLNLLNPNSGMVERFRHDENNPNSIAGDLVYSILKDSKNRIWVGTKSGLDQFHIEKKSFTHILLDKAGKRLVSDNINFLFEDSKHRIWIGTTNGVTLFYPDNFLFGVVGHGKPSDDIINCITEDQKHRIWIGTREGLLLYNEAQETFTSFKTRKDFTEETIYGILSDDDGNLWISTNRGLVKFNPDKGTVQNFDESDGLQNKQFNEYSFCKAKDGMMLFGGIKGISYFYPKKIKQRPLPLKLSFTALEVLNKVVAVADETDILEKHIDQVNVLEIGPEYKQFSIFFNTFNYISSNRTYYYYKLEGQDKDWQRTEELKISYSNLPAGDYKLQIKAVGPNGEMSSIRTLKIKILPPWYKTFWFSLLLLLVVSTAAYIAFRILKERIKALQQLKLERIDKEKANYINQVKMDFFTNVSHELRTPLTLILAPLEELLKMPFTDKITKKKHELMFINAKRLYNLVDQLFEFRKTEMGTKQLKVSKSDIVSFTHEIYQSFKPLSEKNHIHYTFHTNETNLTFFFDKDAMEKILFNLLSNAFKYTKSNQTIQIELLKVTDSIAIKVTDTGVGISEQDLSKVFDRFYQVNNREMNLGSGVGLAFTKRLVELHHGKITVESAEDKGSTFTVSIPTADFIYKNDSQAEDSLYQLSITNDSEVDGEDDTFPEENEIKESGQLIKLLIVDDNDEILDYLRDYFSTIYEVSTASNGQAALELLEIHPFDLIISDIMMHELDGLHFCKRVKQNINTSHIPLILLTARTETSQQIKGLEMGADDYVTKPFSTPLLAAKITNLLRSRKRLKEHYSIGKEMIPENIAFNPLDEEFLKQAINIVEEHLANSEFSVDQFSREIGMSRSNLYLKFKAITGESAIDFIKRIRFKKAVELMESRRYTIAQVTYMCGFNSPSYFSTAFKQHYGCMPSEYLAKTDDINESD
- a CDS encoding DUF4962 domain-containing protein; this translates as MIKKGIIIVSLLLLTLHTFGQQQPAIIKLNAEKLHSRVREWPYPVNGITVPTNAPALLWPATNGQTMVKPMESGSEVPEDPNIGKVRYKVMLASDKNFTKDLLTGSEQAWAVYPLHQSLKPGKWYWKYAYALKGSNQWTWSPVYDFVIDPKYANEKVSPPISVVLKRNQGAHPLLWDMNRIGADFYKNNLENPEAKKFIAFAEKLMLAPLPTEKPQRVIDTTGKNKLEKKIIVERMYHGFGDAVGTPVRNLCIAYQLTKDKRFILDAKRRALNIANMNPNGLATGDDFTSGAVLEALGWFYDAGYDFLNAQEKEIFKNIITIRAKRVYSHLPNRFELHVSDNHVWQITLRNLAIATVAVINDVPEAKEWLTYMYEVWSARFPVLGTTDGGWHEGNGYFRVNFKSIIYLSQMFGDFSGVDYFKLPWMENLPYYMLYTHPVDAASTATGDMWENIPYIVKGEAWFAEALTYKMDNPYLNWYVEQIKKEHPDYFKGSDDYLLFRLLNYKPNKTLAVSSPADLPKTRKFADIGVVAMHENLKDANKTLSSYLISSPFGSSGHGHASQNAFTINFKGKVIFGGTGYYSNFSDKHNLLDYRTSKAYNTVLADSLNQKIGEEGYGWIPRAISGKHIQYALGDASNAYGEIKSDFWLNRFKQINVVPNKTNGYGESGVTVYRRHMLQLEGGYIVLYDELEAKTPVKWTTQFQCPYYTIEAQNTENASEQNFIVNSDLGNVSAKVIASSPLKMQVHNKFFEPAVNWNKVTNDEGQIKDFKEQWHAGITSEAKQKFRFLTIIQIKDGKTEIIKRLNSNDGLAHFQVGNWEIQAQLDGDQASAFQVSNKTIQSLFSYGNVPINFEGKNYIPKIAGSSVLLEMDSKKWDITEAVDELPDVVKYDKKLD
- a CDS encoding DUF4861 family protein; translated protein: MKSIQLIGLIFLFPTLFFGQTKAIITIQNNSAIARQEAVTAIKWENITTAFPEIDTANFVIINPNTKKQVPYQLEHLGKSSIQNVLIQIDVKPKSSLNLMLQKGKPNLFETKTYARYVPERKDDFAWENDKIAFRAYGKAIEKSNEDAYGFDVWVKRTKKMILNERYKTGNYHVDSGNGMDYYHVGYSLGAGNMAPYINDTIRYSANYHQYKVLDNGPLRSTFQLIYDTWDAGKIKIKVTKTISIDAGSQLNRIENVYTFDDNKPIPVVIGIIKRAEAGVISLNEQQGILAYWEPTFAQDGTTGVGSIFSNPTATMWIDKTQILAKTTVTNNSPIVYYTGACWDKAQEITNSKQWFDYLNNFQEQLKNPLTITIRQNKQ
- a CDS encoding sulfatase family protein, with product MLFQKNSLVVCLLLFLSIPLITNGQTTERPNILIIMTDQQTADAMSIAGNKDLHTPAMDKLAQNGVRFTKAYCAQPLCSPSRSAIMSGKMPHETGFIGNALEKDGQWPEDLLMMGKIFQNGGYKTGYVGKWHLPVPTAKKSQHGFEYIENTDFQDYNDAATPSFCARFIKENKNTPFLLVASFLNPHDICEWARDEDLKMDLLEKAPPPDLCPALPENWKIPDFEPKIVREQQKVSFRTYPTVNWNGDQWRQYRWAYNHLVEKVDVYIEMVLASLKKYNIEKNTIIVFTADHGDGYAGHSWNQKQILYEEAAKIPFIISKIGEWKPRTDEMLVCNGTDIIPTICGFTGVKKPAYLKGVDLSKKIANPTLNLRDTLVIETDFADNEELLGISGRAVITKNFKYIVYNKGAIKEQLFDLTKDQGEITNLAVDKVYKKELIAMRRYLRQWCKNNGDQFVSGL